In a single window of the Paenibacillus sp. MMS20-IR301 genome:
- a CDS encoding ATP-binding cassette domain-containing protein, with translation MRQTGQKEGAGAKGSYAIEAQGLVKTYGSNRAVDGVDLKVGTGMIYGVLGPNGAGKTTVIRMLATLLRPDAGSARIFGHDVAKEPQIVRQLIGVTGQYASVDESLSATENLVIFSRLHGLGRAEARNKAAELLEEFGLSEAAKRPLKNFSGGMRRRLDLAASLIGQPPLIFLDEPTTGLDPRTRNQMWDTIRRLVKTGSTVLLTTQYLEEADQLADRIAVIDTGKVVAEGTVDELKASVGNSSLHLKVQNPAEMGKARQLVEQVLQVRSNISAEAAKITAPMGNVDRVTDLLIALREAGIPLLEMSVQKPTLDEVFLTLTGHGVKDEAGLASDRAKNKESVLA, from the coding sequence ATGAGACAGACAGGGCAAAAGGAAGGCGCCGGAGCTAAGGGCAGTTACGCCATTGAAGCGCAAGGGCTGGTCAAAACGTATGGCAGTAACCGTGCAGTGGATGGTGTAGATCTTAAGGTGGGTACAGGAATGATCTATGGGGTGCTCGGACCGAACGGAGCGGGAAAAACAACCGTTATCCGCATGCTGGCCACCTTACTGCGGCCTGACGCAGGTTCGGCGCGTATCTTCGGACATGATGTGGCAAAAGAACCGCAGATCGTGCGTCAGTTAATCGGGGTAACGGGACAATATGCATCGGTGGATGAGTCACTTAGCGCAACAGAGAATCTGGTTATCTTCTCCAGATTGCATGGCCTGGGACGCGCGGAAGCACGCAACAAGGCCGCCGAGCTGCTGGAGGAATTCGGACTTAGTGAAGCAGCGAAACGTCCGCTTAAGAATTTCTCCGGCGGGATGCGCCGCCGCCTGGATCTGGCAGCCAGCCTGATCGGCCAGCCGCCGCTGATTTTCCTGGATGAGCCGACAACAGGGCTTGACCCGCGTACGCGTAATCAGATGTGGGACACGATCCGCCGGCTGGTGAAGACAGGCTCAACTGTACTACTGACAACTCAATATCTTGAGGAGGCGGATCAGCTGGCCGACCGGATTGCGGTTATTGATACCGGTAAGGTGGTTGCTGAGGGGACCGTAGATGAACTTAAGGCATCGGTCGGCAATTCCTCGCTGCATCTGAAGGTGCAGAATCCGGCCGAGATGGGCAAGGCCCGGCAACTCGTAGAGCAGGTGTTGCAGGTACGCTCTAATATATCGGCAGAGGCGGCGAAGATTACCGCCCCGATGGGCAATGTCGACCGGGTTACCGATCTCCTGATTGCCCTCCGCGAAGCAGGGATTCCGCTGCTGGAGATGAGCGTGCAGAAACCGACGCTGGATGAGGTATTCCTCACGCTTACCGGGCATGGCGTAAAGGATGAGGCAGGTTTAGCTTCAGACAGAGCAAAGAATAAGGAGAGTGTACTTGCATGA